In one Zobellia galactanivorans genomic region, the following are encoded:
- a CDS encoding DUF1573 domain-containing protein yields MKKLVLVLFVGLMGFTLTAQDKSAKIEFKSETVDYGEIQKGADGVRVFEFTNTGEAPLIISKVSSSCGCTIPKKPEDPILPGKTGEIQVKYDTNRVGPIRKAITVISNADTPTKVLKIKGEVKA; encoded by the coding sequence ATGAAAAAACTAGTACTTGTATTATTTGTTGGGCTAATGGGTTTTACCCTTACGGCACAAGACAAATCAGCAAAAATCGAATTCAAATCAGAGACCGTAGATTACGGTGAAATACAAAAAGGCGCCGACGGCGTTCGCGTATTTGAATTTACGAACACGGGCGAGGCACCGCTTATCATAAGCAAAGTTAGCTCTAGTTGCGGATGTACTATCCCAAAGAAACCTGAAGACCCGATTTTACCAGGTAAGACCGGTGAGATCCAGGTAAAATATGACACCAATCGTGTCGGCCCGATCAGAAAGGCCATTACCGTAATATCGAATGCCGATACACCTACAAAGGTTCTTAAGATAAAAGGTGAAGTTAAAGCCTAG